The window TATCAGGACGCAACGACCTCACGAACTGACGTACATCATCAGGTCGAGTTAAGTCCAAAGTCTCCACGTCAATGGCTGTCACATTCGAAATCTTCTCGAGCTCGGGAAGAATATCGTAACCAACTTGGCCGTTTTTTCCGATTAGCAAAGTGTTCGGACGATGGTTCACAACCATTCCTATTCGAAGAGCTCAGCCTGTGAAAGCGGTAACCCTTGCTGGTCTTTGACGGACAGTATCGGTTTTGCCGTCGGCCACGGTATGGAGAGCTCGGGGTCATTCCAAATCAAGGTCCGCTCTTGTTCCGAAGCGTAAAAGTCTGTCGTCTTGTACAAGACGTCAGCCTGATCTGAAAGAACGAGGAAACCGTGAGCGAATCCCGGAGGAATCCACAACATCTTGCGATTTTCAGCGGATAGCCGCACACAAACTGACTGGCGGAATCTTTGCGATTTTCTTCGACAATCGATGGAG of the Acidobacteriota bacterium genome contains:
- the rfbC gene encoding dTDP-4-dehydrorhamnose 3,5-epimerase, which gives rise to MKLTVTEHPDVLIVEPRVFEDSRGAFFEAYNQTTFKKLGLPNDFVQDNQSTSTKDVLRGLHYQIGQPQGKLIRVLRGEIFDVSIDCRRKSQRFRQSVCVRLSAENRKMLWIPPGFAHGFLVLSDQADVLYKTTDFYASEQERTLIWNDPELSIPWPTAKPILSVKDQQGLPLSQAELFE